The Pleurodeles waltl isolate 20211129_DDA chromosome 6, aPleWal1.hap1.20221129, whole genome shotgun sequence genome has a segment encoding these proteins:
- the LOC138301489 gene encoding putative nuclease HARBI1 has translation MEVLLLQLGTCCRRQQRQQIQPPPLQQPQTPPQQPQRQCRRKERIVRQRITILGMREQDLVWVYRLNRESIVCLLHLIAPHITARLQTPHNIPPITEFLVVLHMMVSGSFQTTGALVAGISQSSFSVCLPKVLDAILHLTSQHICFSNTQQLQYGTKQGFYQIAGFSHVLGAMNCTEVQLVSPAAAEHLYRNRKHTHSINVQAIIDHRELFTNILGKYPDSIHDAYIFCHCTINQRFQDGEYSNGLLIANQGYGIQPWVMTPFAYPTSVEQWVYNERHRKTHNLVERTSGILKSRFRCLALTEGSLLYAQPLVCKIILACAILHNLCVRTNITWDEKDDVRSKDEDDDGADHVEGEQINTAAGVRRRCHIVDNFYT, from the exons atggaagttctactgctccagcttggcacatgctgcagacgtcagcaaagacagcagatccaaccaccaccactgcagcaacctcaaaccccaccacaacagccacagagaCAGTGCAGAAGGAAGGAGAGAATTGTTAGACAGCGAATCACCATTttaggaatgagggaacaagatctGGTCTGGgtgtacagactcaaccgggagtccattgtatgcctgctgcacctgatagcaccacacatcacggcaaggctgcaaactccccataacatccCACCCATTACAGAATTCCTCGTTGTCCTCCACATGATGgtgtctggatcattccagacaacgggtgcgttagtggctggtatctcccagtcatccttttccgtctgcctaccaaaggtcctggacgcaATCCTACACCTCACGTCACAACAcatctgcttctcaaacacccagcagctgcagtatgggaccaagcaaggtttctatcagatagCTGGCTtttcacatgtgctgggtgcaatgaactGTACCGAAGTCCAACTGGTGTCACCTGCAGCagcggaacacctctacaggaaccgcaaacacacacattccatcaatgtgcaggctatcaTTGACCACCGtgagctcttcacaaacatcctggggAAATATCCCGACAGCATCCATGACGCATATATCTtttgccattgcaccatcaaccagcggttccaggatggcgaatatagcaatgggctactcatag CTaatcaaggttatggcatccagccgtgggtgatgaccccttttgctTATCCCACATCGGTGGAGCAGTGGGTCTACAacgagaggcacaggaaaacccacaatttggtggagaggacatctggcatcctgaaatccaggttcaggtgtctggcccTGACAGAAGGAAGCCTCTTATATGCTcaaccacttgtttgtaagatcatcttggcatgtgcaatcctgcacaacctTTGTGTACGGACAAATATCACCTGGGATGAAAAGGATGATGTTCGCAGcaaggatgaggatgatgatggagcagatcatgtggagggggaacaaattaACACTGCAGCCGGAGTTCGCAGGAGATGCCATATTGTGGATAACTTCTACACATGA